In Rattus rattus isolate New Zealand chromosome 9, Rrattus_CSIRO_v1, whole genome shotgun sequence, a genomic segment contains:
- the Krt39 gene encoding keratin, type I cytoskeletal 39, which translates to MDTKGSTATISSSTPPQNCSGNTNVRTNSSNKSCCHDVQSTGHALQTPQGQGCRPSPCLYRCPNYLIRTYSFHPCPDDCSWCSDGINSHEKETMQSLNERLASYLEKVRMLEGENADLEDKIQEECSKTLPILCPDYLSYYTTIEQLQQKILCTKAENSRLVSQIDNTKLAADDLRANYEAELSLRQLVEADANGLKQILDALTLSKADLEARVQSLTEELLCLKTNHEEEINSLQCQLGDRINIEVTAAPSVDLNQILQKMRCQYESIVETNRKDVEEWFNTQMEELNQQVVSSSQQQQCCQKDIIELRRTISALEVELQAQHRMRDSQECILAETEARYTALLAQIQSLIHNLEAQVAEIRSALQRQNQEYEVLLDIKSRLECEIATYRSLLESLDGRLPCNPCTTTWEPSCQARAMECLTPVYTSISLPGMPKPCRASGPPSRILVKICTITKEIKDGKVISSHEHVQPCYITRPAKV; encoded by the exons ATGGATACCAAGGGCTCTACAGCGACTATTTCTTCTTCGACCCCACCCCAAAACTGCTCTGGGAATACAAATGTTAGGACTAACTCTTCTAACAAGAGCTGTTGTCATGATGTTCAGTCAACTGGCCATGCTCTACAAACTCCCCAGGGCCAGGGCTGTcgccccagcccctgcctttaTCGCTGCCCTAACTACTTGATAAGAACCTACAGCTTCCACCCCTGTCCGGATGACTGCAGCTGGTGCTCTGACGGCATTAACAGTCATGAGAAAGAGACCATGCAGAGTTTGAACGAACGCCTTGCAAGCTATCTGGAAAAGGTGCggatgctggaaggagagaacgcgGACCTAGAGGATAAAATCCAGGAGGAGTGCAGCAAGACACTCCCCATCCTGTGTCCTGACTACCTGTCCTACTACACCACCATCGAGCAGCTGCAGCAGAAG ATCTTGTGTACCAAGGCTGAAAATTCCAGACTGGTCTCACAAATTGACAACACCAAACTGGCTGCAGATGACTTGAGAGCCAA CTATGAAGCTGAATTGTCCCTACGCCAGCTCGTGGAAGCCGACGCCAATGGCCTGAAGCAGATCCTGGATGCGCTGACTCTGAGTAAGGCTGATCTGGAGGCTCGAGTCCAGTCTCTGACAGAGGAACTTCTGTGCCTCAAAACAAACCATGAGGAG GAAATTAATTCTTTACAGTGCCAACTTGGGGACAGAATCAACATTGAAGTAACAGCTGCCCCTTCTGTTGATCTAAATCAAATCCTACAAAAAATGAGATGCCAGTATGAGTCTATTGTGGAGACAAACCGTAAAGACGTAGAAGAATGGTTCAATACACAG ATGGAGGAACTGAATCAACAGGTAGTGAGCAGCTCTCAACAGCAGCAATGCTGCCAGAAGGACATCATAGAGCTGAGACGGACCATAAGTGCCCTCGAGGTTGAGCTGCAGGCCCAGCACCGAATG agagATTCCCAGGAATGCATCCTGGCAGAGACAGAGGCCCGATACACAGCCCTGCTGGCCCAAATCCAGAGTCTGATCCATAACCTGGAGGCTCAGGTAGCAGAAATCCGCAGTGCCCTGCAAAGACAGAACCAGGAATATGAAGTTCTGCTAGACATCAAGTCCCGGCTGGAGTGTGAGATAGCCACCTACCGCAGTCTTCTGGAGAGCTTGGATGGCAG GCTTCCCTGTAACCCATGTACCACTACATGGGAGCCATCCTGCCAGGCCAGAGCTATGGAGTGTCTTACCCCAGTTTATACATCTATATCACTCCCCGGGATGCCCAAGCCCTGCCGTGCCTCTGGACCCCCATCCCGGATACTGGTTAAGATATGCACCATCACCAAGGAGATCAAGGATGGAAAGGTCATTTCTTCTCACGAGCATGTGCAGCCTTGCTACATCACCAGACCTGCCAAAGTCTAG